CACCAGTTTTCGGACAAGTCAATCTACGTTGTTTCGCAAACATAGGGTCGATGGTTTTAGTGTCGTTGTAGATACGGTCTTTGAACAATAAACACTTTGCAAACCCTAATGTATGGCCCCCGGAGAGAGCGACGAGATCTTTCTCGTTGAGACCTTGGTTCTTGAAGTTTTTAATTAGGGCAGCGAGGTCCATGAATGGTGAGGGAATGTCTTTGTTTGCTTGAGTCTTGCTTGCTGTTGTTGAGTCTCTTCTTCCTAGAGGCACGGTCCATGTTGGCCCTCCAAGCTgcgttttagttataaataaatcACACTAATAAACTTCAACATATTCTTTTAATAATAACTATAAAGTTACGAGTTAACAAGAATAGTAAGCTAGACACATGCATCAAACGtagcaataaataaaaataatatgaaaagtgCTAAAATAATAAGGTTATAATTGAGCCGTTTTGATGATTCTAAGGAACTTATTTCATTCCTGAGATAAAGTTTAGGggtatttttgtacttttaacaataaaatatgaaaagtgaAAGAAATTTACCGCAACTACAGAATCACGAGCTGCAAGAGTTAAAATGTCAGCACATGAGACCACAGGACGACCACAAACTTTGTCTACAGCCGCCTTAATTTGGTCGATAACCTCAAATCCTCGAGCAGAATTTAAATTAGCAAGTGCATTCTTTTCACTATCAATAGTAGATGAAGAATCCAAAAGAAGTGATGCATCACACCCCTacaaattagttaattaaaaaattattatatgattaaatttaaataaaacaactcgttgaaaaaattatatgtaGACGTACATTAACAAAACAGTCGTGGAAATGCAGACGCAACAAAGAAGCGCCCATTCGTGGTTCCTTATACACAGCAGCTTCGATAAGTTGTTTAATCGTCGGTAAAGCTTTCGGACAAATTTTGCTGTAGTAAGTAGAAGAAAGCAGTGGAGTAGCTGAAGAGCTTGCTAGAGAAACAACAGACAGTACGAGCAAGGCATAGAGACCGAATTTGCTGAAATATGAAGCCATTTTTAATTGCTTGGATTGCAAGTAATTGTAATTAAGGTAATTTGATTGATGTGTTTTGTTTTGGCTAAGTTGGTATGGTATTTATAGAAGGGAAAAAGAGTAGactaagtttattttttaaaatttgttggaCTTGGCCAACTATGTGATTGGGTTTGAGAAGCTACATATTGTAGAGTTGCGTGCATTTGCAAGAAATCTTGAGACCTTGTCTTTATTTACTGGGAAATATTATAATGTTGTTTGTaagaaataattataaactgtttgaTTTAGTCCTCAGCAGCCTGTCTAATTGCTGAATTGTTAATTTTCGCGACTATATAAATCTTAATTTACATAATAATAGTAGATGATATTTAAATGGCTGGTCCATATCTTTTTATGAAGCAGGTAAGGAAATATAgtccaaaatataaaatatacgatgtctaaacctaaaatttataatactgAACACTTCTCTCTAGCTAATTTATACTGTAGATTATACATAAGAAAATGGGTAATTGGAATTTGGAGGTtactgtatttttttattttttctaatttggttaccgaatttcaaaacataacaaattgtttatacaaataaattatagcTCAAATAGTATTATAGCGCTTGCCACCAATCTATTAACACTACAAAAAATTATGTGTTTGGTAACAATAATTTTGCagttaatttttcttttactgTTAAAAGACATTTTGcagcaaaattttgaaaattgatgTCATTAGTTATGTTATAAAAGCATTTTACAGcaaattttgttaccaattactTAAGACAACGTTTTATTAGCAACAACATTTTGTtgctatatattaataataacaattttagcactattagcagtaaaaaaaattactgtTAATTCTAATATCTTTTATAGTGTAGTTTGTAAATTTCTACCAAAAGCGCCCTCCCTCACCTACTATATAAAAAACAATTGTTACCGTTCTATGTTTttagggctaataatcaccgacggtcctcgacctttgctctaagcttccgtaaaccccccaacctttcaaaagcttccctaaaccccccaacctttatggcggcgctcattcacggtccttatggacgaaaatacccctaagcgccgtcttttttggcggctacaattctaaaaaaaaaaaaaaaaaaagacggcgccacgtgtcatctgacatgtggcaaaatatctaaaaaaaaattgaaaaacccaaaacacccttacaactattaaaatttaattaaaacaaaaataaaaaaccaaagCAAATCAACCCATTCAAACCACTGAATTATCGAAACCGAACCGCCACAACCGAACCCGCCTCCGGTCATTTTCTCAGGTGAGAAAACGACCAAGCTCGTcgtcttctcacctgagaagacggccgtcttctcagatctgagaagacgagatgctgctcgtcttctcagatctgagaagacgagcaTCAGCTTGTCTTCTCaggggaagacgagctgctgctcgtcttctccggttgggaagacgagcagcagctcgtcttccctgAGAAGACGGGCTGCTGCCTGTCTTCTCCGTTtttgagaagacgagcagcagctcgtcttctccgttttcagaagacgagcagcagctcgtcttctctgagaagacgagctgtTGCTCGTCTTCTGcacatctgttcttggagaacagatgtgcatctgttctccaagaacagatttcagatctgttcttggaaaacagatctgaatctgttctccaagaacagatctgaatctgttcttggagaacagattcagatctgCTCTCCAAGAGCAGATTCTGATGTGTCGGCGGTGGTCGGCGGGTGGTGGTCGGCGGGCGGCGGGTGGTGGTCGGCGGCGGGTGCGGTGAGTGGTTCGGGTTGGCGGGCGGATTGACCGTGGGTTGGGTTTGATTaagtaaatttgatttggtttaattttttagggggtattttgggtgtttcaattttgttttgacattaaatgACGTGTCAGTTAACATGTGGCGCCactatttgtttttttccaAAACAAAGGACAGCCGCCAAAACCAAAAGGGTAGTTTCGTCtataagggccgtgaatggcgccgccacaaaggttggggggtttagggaagcttttgaaaggttggggggtttacggaaggttagggtaaaagtcgaggaccgtcggtgattattagcctgttTTTAGTGACTCCATCATGTTTCTAAAATAACCCGGCAAACTTATACCTTTGTGGCAGCCGATTTGAACTTTAACTCTTACCTCCACATTGACCGTACAAATTAGAGAcaattcacaatttttttaCCGTATCACTTTTCAGttctttcaaatttaaaattgagtGAAATCTGACTGccacataaatataaattggatGGGTTTTATTAGCAGACGGCCAGTGTACTAAAAGTATAATATGGTAACTAATTTGTTACGTTTCAAAATTcgaaaaccaaattgaaaaaatgagaAAGTTCAGAAACtccagaatcaattacccacaAATCCTTCCGAATGTCAAAGTACAATTAACTTGTAAACTAAGCATGTTTAATTCCCATGCCACGAAAATTGTATTTAAAGATAAGCTGAAGTCAAAGACATGACAGCTGAGCAAGATTATGAGAATGTTTATATAACAATAGAATCTATAATCTATATACATATTCTGTTAATTATTCATATATTGATAAGGTCAACACGTTGGGTAGAAGAGTAAATAATTGATAGTTCCATTAAAATAATGTACTATTTGATAAGATtatataactttaattaataTACTTAGACTACGTAAATAAATGGGTTCAGCTAATAAATAAGAGAAATTGTAATGTCGGAGCTCGATTAGTTTAATGAGTCTTAAGATGCTGGTTGATATTAATTTCGTAAATTTTCCAATATGATTAGTTGGTATATATTAACCATAACAAAAAT
This region of Mercurialis annua linkage group LG1-X, ddMerAnnu1.2, whole genome shotgun sequence genomic DNA includes:
- the LOC130014509 gene encoding peroxidase 2-like — protein: MASYFSKFGLYALLVLSVVSLASSSATPLLSSTYYSKICPKALPTIKQLIEAAVYKEPRMGASLLRLHFHDCFVNGCDASLLLDSSSTIDSEKNALANLNSARGFEVIDQIKAAVDKVCGRPVVSCADILTLAARDSVVALGGPTWTVPLGRRDSTTASKTQANKDIPSPFMDLAALIKNFKNQGLNEKDLVALSGGHTLGFAKCLLFKDRIYNDTKTIDPMFAKQRRLTCPKTGGDTNLAPLDPTPAHFDSAFFTGLTQKKGLLHSDQQLFLGGSTDGLVRTYSYDVKAFSADFSKSMIKMGNIKPLTGKQGQIRTNCRKVNYY